The Christiangramia flava JLT2011 region ACGGCTCTCGAATCTGATGCGGTAGTCACGAAAATCGCTGAAATCTATAAAGATGCTCCAAATTGTCTTTATCTTGGAAGGGGTTATAACTTCCCGGTAGCTTTGGAAGGAGCTCTAAAACTAAAAGAAATATCTTATATCCACGCAGAGGGTTATCCTGCTGCGGAAATGAAACATGGTCCTATCGCACTGATCGATGAGCAGATGCCTGTTGTGGTGATCGCTACCAAAAAAGGCCATTATGAGAAAGTGGTGAGTAATATTCAGGAGATCAAATCCAGAAAAGGAAAGATCATTGGTATCGTGACTCAGGGAGATGAAGAGGTGCGCGAACTGGCAGATCACGTAATCGAAGTGCCGGAAACGATCGAAGCGCTTACTCCGCTCTTAACTACTATACCGTTACAATTACTATCATATCATATTGCGGTAATGCTTGGTAAAAACGTGGATCAGCCACGAAACCTGGCGAAATCTGTTACCGTGGAATAAATTTTTATCTATGGAATTAAAAAGTGTATCATTTTAGAGTAATCATATGCTTTTTAATTCCGTAGATTTCCTATTATTTCTTCCCTTATTTTTTGTCTTATACTGGTTAATTCCGTCGCGAAAGATTCGGTGGCAGAATGTGCTGATTTTGGGAGGTTCCTACCTGTTTTATGGCTGGTGGGACTGGCGCTTCTTGTTCCTGATCGTTTTTTCTACGCTGGTAGATTATTTTTGCGGACTTCAACTGGCTAGAAAGCCTGGTGAAAAGCGATTTTTGTACCTGAGTCTACTGGTGAACCTGGGGATACTTTCCGCTTTTAAATATTTCAATTTCTTTTTGGATTCCTGGTATGATCTGGCGGCGAACCTTGGCTTTTCTTCCGTGAATAACTGGGCTATTGATGTGGTTTTACCAGTTGGAATTTCGTTTTACACGTTCCAGACTCTGTCTTACACAATAGATGTGTACCGAAAAAAAATTCCTGCTGAAAGGAGCCTGCTTAATTTTGCCGCTTTTGTATCTTTTTTTCCTCAGCTTGTGGCCGGACCCATCGAGCGGGCAAAGAACTTATTGCCGCAAATTCGAAATCGACGAAAATTCAAATATCCTCAAGCGGTTACAGGCCTGAGAATGATCTTATGGGGATTTTTTAAAAAAATTGTCATCGCTGATGCTCTGGCTTATAAGGTCGAAGAGATTTTCCCGAATTATGAAATTTTAAATGGAGGCGTTCTGCTTTTGGGGCTGCTGTATTTTGCCGTTCAGATATATTGCGATTTTAGTGGGTATTCTGATATTGCTATTGGTACCGCAAAGTTGTTGGGAATTGATCTAATGGTGAACTTCCGGTTTCCGTATTTCTCCAAAAATGTAACTGAATTCTGGAGACGCTGGCATATTTCATTGTCCACCTGGTTCAGAGATTATGTCTATATCCCATTGGGGGGTTCCAGAGTGTCTCGAAATTTGGCTGTTCGGAATATTGTTATTGTATTTCTTTTAAGTGGTTTCTGGCATGGAGCTAACTGGACATTTATTGGTTGGGGACTGGCTAACGCAATGTTGTTTGTTCCGGTTTTTCTTATTCGGAAAAGGAAAGAACCTACTCGAGATGCCGTTTGGGTACACTGGCTGAAGGTTGGATTAACTTTTTTTCTCGTCACTCTTACCTGGGCGTTTTTCCGAAGTGATACCATTGGAGATGCGCTGCTATATCTTTGGAAATGTTTTTCCGAATTTCAGATTCCGTATACCCATCGATCCGGAATGGAGGAAGTACTGATCTTGTTTCTTTTTGATTTTCTGTTGAGAAATGATCCAGGAAATCTTTCCTCGCTGGATAGGCTGAAAAGGCCTTTAAGATGGGGTATTTACCTTTTTCTAGGTCTATGGATCATGAGTGTTTTTAACACCTATCAGCCACCTTTTATATATTTTCAATTCTGATGAAGAGATTTCTAAAAAATATCACACTTTTTTTTCTGTTGATTTTGCTATTCTTCGGTTTTGAAAATATAATGTCTGGTATTTATAGAGATTTCAAACGCCCCGGTTCCAATCTTTTTTACGACACATTTTATTATCCTAATGAAAACGATCCTTCTTATGTTGTTGAAGAAGAATTGTCCAGGGTTCCGCGGGAGACTAATTTGGTGACCGATGATTATGGGAATCGTAATAACAAAATCTACGAAGATCTTGATATCATGCTTTGCGGAGATTCCTTTTCCAGTCTGGTAATGCTTCGGCAGGACGAAACTATTCATCAGCAAATCAATGACCTGTCAAATCTTCGCGCGAACAGCATCCGGGTAAAAGGGGTTTTTGGGTTTGATAATAATCTGAATTATATTTCTTCGCGCTATGCTAAACCAAAATTGCTGGTCTATGAAATTGTTGAGCGCAATTTACCGGTAATATTTGGAGTTGATACCTCCAAAACTTTCCATTTTAATCGGGAAAAAGAGTTTAGTGACTGGAAGGCAGTATCGGGTATTAAGAAATTTATAAATGAAGGTTTGGATCTTCCTACACTGAGATATTTTCAGTATGAATTACTGGCTGAAGCGCAATCTTTTCCGCGGTCTAAAATTGATAAAGATTTGTATTTTCTGG contains the following coding sequences:
- a CDS encoding MBOAT family O-acyltransferase, giving the protein MLILGGSYLFYGWWDWRFLFLIVFSTLVDYFCGLQLARKPGEKRFLYLSLLVNLGILSAFKYFNFFLDSWYDLAANLGFSSVNNWAIDVVLPVGISFYTFQTLSYTIDVYRKKIPAERSLLNFAAFVSFFPQLVAGPIERAKNLLPQIRNRRKFKYPQAVTGLRMILWGFFKKIVIADALAYKVEEIFPNYEILNGGVLLLGLLYFAVQIYCDFSGYSDIAIGTAKLLGIDLMVNFRFPYFSKNVTEFWRRWHISLSTWFRDYVYIPLGGSRVSRNLAVRNIVIVFLLSGFWHGANWTFIGWGLANAMLFVPVFLIRKRKEPTRDAVWVHWLKVGLTFFLVTLTWAFFRSDTIGDALLYLWKCFSEFQIPYTHRSGMEEVLILFLFDFLLRNDPGNLSSLDRLKRPLRWGIYLFLGLWIMSVFNTYQPPFIYFQF
- a CDS encoding alginate O-acetyltransferase AlgX-related protein, with the translated sequence MSGIYRDFKRPGSNLFYDTFYYPNENDPSYVVEEELSRVPRETNLVTDDYGNRNNKIYEDLDIMLCGDSFSSLVMLRQDETIHQQINDLSNLRANSIRVKGVFGFDNNLNYISSRYAKPKLLVYEIVERNLPVIFGVDTSKTFHFNREKEFSDWKAVSGIKKFINEGLDLPTLRYFQYELLAEAQSFPRSKIDKDLYFLEGESAEVFSDAQISRIADQLQKMQKLTENNGIHFVFLPIPNKETIYYSKVPLPKRPDNLDRLYVEMDKRGIPYINVLEKLLDSKEQTYLRGDSHVNPHGSFLIASQVIDYYNSAF